Proteins encoded together in one Psychrobacter sanguinis window:
- the cobT gene encoding nicotinate-nucleotide--dimethylbenzimidazole phosphoribosyltransferase codes for MHSFTLPTIPTIEDAELRQQLQTILDNKTKPQGSLGRLESLAVKLGLIQGTTQPKIERPQIRVFAADHGLAQHGTSAFPSEVTAQMVLNFLNGGAAINVIARQHDIALKVVDAGVAADFAEFGVNQHPQLLDYKVRLGSRDALAEPAMTLEECISALQSGMEIAKALEGNLLICGEMGIGNTSAASLLLAKLTDTPLAECIGRGTGLDETGLQHKLQVLSQVLKRYEAVTEPLEILAAVGGLEIAMMAGAYIQAAHDRRVLLVDGFIASSALLVAERLVPGVSQFAIFGHSSMEPGHRHMLQALDAQPLLDFDLRLGEGSGAALAYPLLQSACAIINEMASFDDAGISQGN; via the coding sequence TTGCATTCATTTACCTTGCCCACGATACCAACGATTGAAGATGCTGAACTTCGCCAACAATTACAAACCATCTTGGACAATAAGACCAAGCCTCAGGGCTCATTAGGTCGACTAGAATCATTAGCCGTAAAATTGGGTCTGATTCAAGGTACGACTCAACCGAAGATTGAACGTCCACAAATCAGGGTATTTGCTGCAGATCATGGTTTGGCACAACATGGCACTTCGGCGTTTCCGAGTGAAGTCACCGCTCAAATGGTGCTTAACTTTCTAAACGGTGGCGCCGCTATTAATGTGATTGCTCGTCAACATGATATTGCGTTAAAAGTGGTCGATGCAGGGGTCGCGGCTGATTTTGCAGAATTTGGGGTAAATCAACACCCGCAATTATTGGATTATAAAGTACGTTTAGGCAGTCGAGATGCATTGGCTGAGCCAGCGATGACTTTAGAAGAGTGTATTTCTGCCTTGCAGTCAGGTATGGAGATTGCCAAAGCGTTAGAAGGCAACCTACTTATCTGTGGTGAAATGGGGATTGGTAATACCTCGGCGGCCAGTTTATTGTTGGCAAAATTAACCGATACGCCTCTTGCAGAATGTATTGGTCGAGGCACCGGACTTGATGAAACTGGGTTACAGCATAAGTTACAGGTGCTAAGCCAAGTGCTTAAACGCTATGAGGCAGTTACCGAGCCACTTGAAATCTTAGCAGCTGTGGGCGGGCTTGAAATTGCAATGATGGCAGGCGCTTATATTCAAGCCGCGCATGACAGACGTGTCTTATTGGTTGATGGTTTTATTGCTAGTAGTGCGCTGCTAGTCGCTGAGCGTTTGGTTCCTGGGGTATCACAGTTTGCGATATTTGGTCATAGTTCGATGGAGCCGGGTCATAGACATATGTTACAAGCCCTTGATGCTCAGCCTTTGCTTGATTTCGATTTGCGTTTGGGTGAGGGCAGTGGTGCAGCTTTGGCTTATCCCTTACTACAGTCTGCTTGTGCCATTATCAATGAGATGGCCAGCTTTGATGACGCCGGTATCAGCCAAGGCAATTAA
- a CDS encoding tetratricopeptide repeat protein codes for MINTKIYKAIYNLAEDLLEADSQDDQQQFDALYAELKALCTDNEGTDKDHPEQWETLADFTVDLEQALVIYQKALDKAVKINSKDHMASIAYSMAELQLELGQKEQAIESLKNAKISANKIEDKEFKTEIDERLNALLAE; via the coding sequence ATGATTAATACCAAAATATACAAAGCCATCTACAACTTAGCAGAAGATCTTTTAGAGGCTGACAGTCAAGATGATCAGCAGCAGTTTGACGCCTTATATGCTGAACTAAAAGCGCTTTGTACTGATAATGAAGGGACCGATAAAGACCATCCTGAGCAGTGGGAAACTTTGGCAGATTTCACGGTAGACTTAGAACAAGCGTTGGTTATTTATCAAAAAGCACTCGATAAAGCGGTTAAAATTAATTCAAAAGACCACATGGCCTCCATTGCTTACTCTATGGCAGAGCTACAGCTTGAATTGGGACAAAAAGAGCAAGCCATTGAGAGCCTGAAGAACGCCAAGATTAGTGCCAATAAAATAGAAGACAAAGAGTTTAAGACAGAGATAGATGAACGACTTAATGCACTGCTAGCAGAATAA